Proteins encoded in a region of the Balaenoptera musculus isolate JJ_BM4_2016_0621 chromosome 5, mBalMus1.pri.v3, whole genome shotgun sequence genome:
- the CSN1S1 gene encoding alpha-S1-casein — MCLFFKEVVPSSNEQKHIQGEDVPSERDLKYILREKIFYHPYLEQLHRANEEYHAQLREPMRVVNQEPAYFYLEPFQQFNQLDAHPYAAWYYYPPQVTQYIASPSSSDIPKPIVSENGGKTIMPQW; from the exons atgtgtttattttttaaggaagttGTTCCCAGTAGCAATGAG cagaagcACATTCAAGGGGAAGATGTGCCCTCCGAACGTGATCtg aaatatattctaaGAGAGAAAATTTTCTACCACCCATAtctg GAACAACTTCACAGAGCAAATGAGGAATACCATGCCCAACTG aGAGAGCCTATGAGAGTAGTGAATcag GAACCGGCCTACTTCTACCTtgag CCTTTCCAACAATTCAATCAGCTTGATGCCCATCCCTATGCTGCCTGGTATTATTATCCTCCACAAGTCACACAATATATTGCTTCTCCATCATCCTCCGACATCCCTAAACCCATTGTCTCTGAGAACGGTGGAAAAACAATTATGCCACAGTGGTG A